A single window of Zea mays cultivar B73 chromosome 10, Zm-B73-REFERENCE-NAM-5.0, whole genome shotgun sequence DNA harbors:
- the LOC103640693 gene encoding protein LURP-one-related 5 isoform X1, translating into MSTRIHPSSSDAAGRAHRRRRAAAAERERRPPAVYTVWKRSSMGFQGTDGFCVYDDAGRLAFRVDNYSRRRKLCAGDLLLMDGQGTPLLSLRPQLLSLHDRWNCYTATEDAVVDKKAPPASSAQQQVFTMSRCSALRSSSDNAEVHMSASRPGSAAAASSSSSSLSLSCNKHNPQAAAPGYRVEGSFSRRSCKIRRGSDGREAARITRKSAGVASRPVATLGDDDVFSLVVRPGVDVATVMAIVVVMDRICRRPYTPMVCPSQCE; encoded by the exons ATGAGTACACggatacacccttcgtcttcggacgCTGCCGGCCGTgcccatcgtcgtcgtcgggctgctgctgctgaacggGAACGCCGGCCGCCGGCGGTGTACACGGTGTGGAAGAGGTCCAGCATGGGCTTCCAGGGCACCGACGGCTTCTGCGTCTACGACGACGCCGGCAGGCTCGCGTTCCGCGTCGACAACTACTCCCGCCGCCGCAAGCTCTGCGCCGGCGACCTGCTGCTCATGGACGGCCAAGGCACGCCTCTCCTCTCCCTCAGGCCACAG CTTCTCAGTCTGCACGACCGTTGGAACTGCTACACAGCAACGGAAGACGCCGTGGTCGACAAGAAGGCGCCTCCCGCGTCTTCGGCGCAGCAGCAGGTGTTCACGATGAGCAGGTGCTCAGCTCTGcgtagcagcagcgacaacgcggAGGTGCACATGTCAGCCTCAAGACCGGGATCCGCTGCTGctgcgtcgtcctcgtcctcctctCTCAGTCTCAGCTGCAACAAGCACAACCCGCAGGCCGCCGCTCCCGGCTACCGGGTGGAGGGCTCCTTCTCGAGGCGAAGCTGCAAGATCCGGCGCGGCAGCGATGGCAGGGAGGCGGCGCGGATAACGAGGAAGAGCGCCGGCGTGGCGTCCAGGCCGGTGGCCACGCTCGGGGACGACGACGTGTTCAGCCTCGTGGTCCGGCCGGGCGTCGACGTGGCCACCGTCATGgccatcgtcgtcgtcatggacAGGATCTGTCGCAGGCCGTACACGCCCATGGTGTGCCCTTCGCAGTGCGAGTAG
- the LOC103640693 gene encoding protein LURP-one-related 5 isoform X2 codes for MSTRIHPSSSDAAGRAHRRRRAAAAERERRPPAVYTVWKRSSMGFQGTDGFCVYDDAGRLAFRVDNYSRRRKLCAGDLLLMDGQGTPLLSLRPQVIPTEDAVVDKKAPPASSAQQQVFTMSRCSALRSSSDNAEVHMSASRPGSAAAASSSSSSLSLSCNKHNPQAAAPGYRVEGSFSRRSCKIRRGSDGREAARITRKSAGVASRPVATLGDDDVFSLVVRPGVDVATVMAIVVVMDRICRRPYTPMVCPSQCE; via the exons ATGAGTACACggatacacccttcgtcttcggacgCTGCCGGCCGTgcccatcgtcgtcgtcgggctgctgctgctgaacggGAACGCCGGCCGCCGGCGGTGTACACGGTGTGGAAGAGGTCCAGCATGGGCTTCCAGGGCACCGACGGCTTCTGCGTCTACGACGACGCCGGCAGGCTCGCGTTCCGCGTCGACAACTACTCCCGCCGCCGCAAGCTCTGCGCCGGCGACCTGCTGCTCATGGACGGCCAAGGCACGCCTCTCCTCTCCCTCAGGCCACAGGTTATAC CAACGGAAGACGCCGTGGTCGACAAGAAGGCGCCTCCCGCGTCTTCGGCGCAGCAGCAGGTGTTCACGATGAGCAGGTGCTCAGCTCTGcgtagcagcagcgacaacgcggAGGTGCACATGTCAGCCTCAAGACCGGGATCCGCTGCTGctgcgtcgtcctcgtcctcctctCTCAGTCTCAGCTGCAACAAGCACAACCCGCAGGCCGCCGCTCCCGGCTACCGGGTGGAGGGCTCCTTCTCGAGGCGAAGCTGCAAGATCCGGCGCGGCAGCGATGGCAGGGAGGCGGCGCGGATAACGAGGAAGAGCGCCGGCGTGGCGTCCAGGCCGGTGGCCACGCTCGGGGACGACGACGTGTTCAGCCTCGTGGTCCGGCCGGGCGTCGACGTGGCCACCGTCATGgccatcgtcgtcgtcatggacAGGATCTGTCGCAGGCCGTACACGCCCATGGTGTGCCCTTCGCAGTGCGAGTAG
- the LOC103640693 gene encoding protein LURP-one-related 5 isoform X3, producing the protein MSTRIHPSSSDAAGRAHRRRRAAAAERERRPPAVYTVWKRSSMGFQGTDGFCVYDDAGRLAFRVDNYSRRRKLCAGDLLLMDGQATEDAVVDKKAPPASSAQQQVFTMSRCSALRSSSDNAEVHMSASRPGSAAAASSSSSSLSLSCNKHNPQAAAPGYRVEGSFSRRSCKIRRGSDGREAARITRKSAGVASRPVATLGDDDVFSLVVRPGVDVATVMAIVVVMDRICRRPYTPMVCPSQCE; encoded by the exons ATGAGTACACggatacacccttcgtcttcggacgCTGCCGGCCGTgcccatcgtcgtcgtcgggctgctgctgctgaacggGAACGCCGGCCGCCGGCGGTGTACACGGTGTGGAAGAGGTCCAGCATGGGCTTCCAGGGCACCGACGGCTTCTGCGTCTACGACGACGCCGGCAGGCTCGCGTTCCGCGTCGACAACTACTCCCGCCGCCGCAAGCTCTGCGCCGGCGACCTGCTGCTCATGGACGGCCAAG CAACGGAAGACGCCGTGGTCGACAAGAAGGCGCCTCCCGCGTCTTCGGCGCAGCAGCAGGTGTTCACGATGAGCAGGTGCTCAGCTCTGcgtagcagcagcgacaacgcggAGGTGCACATGTCAGCCTCAAGACCGGGATCCGCTGCTGctgcgtcgtcctcgtcctcctctCTCAGTCTCAGCTGCAACAAGCACAACCCGCAGGCCGCCGCTCCCGGCTACCGGGTGGAGGGCTCCTTCTCGAGGCGAAGCTGCAAGATCCGGCGCGGCAGCGATGGCAGGGAGGCGGCGCGGATAACGAGGAAGAGCGCCGGCGTGGCGTCCAGGCCGGTGGCCACGCTCGGGGACGACGACGTGTTCAGCCTCGTGGTCCGGCCGGGCGTCGACGTGGCCACCGTCATGgccatcgtcgtcgtcatggacAGGATCTGTCGCAGGCCGTACACGCCCATGGTGTGCCCTTCGCAGTGCGAGTAG
- the LOC103642249 gene encoding ankyrin-2, which produces MAPPHFCGGRLDRRLLLAAANDDLRGFKRSARALDGGKGRIREAVETAAMISAAAALGALHVAAANGSTRVCAYLVEELEMDVNATAVGSGDTPLSVAVRSKKNVDAVRYLLDHDADPNKRVHHGCTPLTIAVGKGICVMVELLLSKGADVNILSCCGTPLHVAAMENQGAVMKILLDNNADCNKEVPPMFTPLFTALKARSLSCVKHLIKAGADVMKGVHKCTPLILAANEGLTDFYECLLEAGADPNVPDDSGLLPIEIAAFKNRRKDVEILLPVTSRIPSVHDWSVDWLIAYVKSLSTDEDDPVYKMNLADLKSEASKAYNEKDYPTAVKFYSVAIKNVDSFDATLFSNRSLCFIKMGKGLSALLDAEACRLLLPYWPEGCFRQGSAHMLLQNYEDACDAFLDGLKLDPADAEMEEALKEAMNCLKLSRAMAKLSELSLAQKNIMQQD; this is translated from the exons ATGGCGCCGCCCCACTTCTGCGGCGGTAGGCTGGACCGGCGGCTCCTGCTGGCGGCGGCCAATGACGACCTCCGCGGCTTCAAGA GGTCTGCGAGAGCGCTTGACGGCGGGAAGGGCCGCATCAGGGAGGCGGTGGAGACCGCCGCCATGATCAGCGCCGCCGCCGCTCTCGGAGCCCTGCACGTCGCCGCCGCAAACGGGAGCACACGGGTCTGTGCTTACCTAGTCGAGGAGCTTGAGATGGACGTGAACGCTACTGCCGTCGGGTCAG GTGATACACCTCTCTCTGTTGCAGTTCGTTCCAAAAAAAATGTGGATGCTGTGAGGTATCTTCTTGATCATGATGCTGATCCAAATAAACGTGTGCATCATGGGTGTACCCCACTAACTATCGCAGTTGGAAAAG GAATATGTGTAATGGTAGAACTTTTGCTCTCAAAAGGAGCTGATGTTAATATTTTGTCTTGCTGCGGGACACCATTGCACGTTGCTGCAATGGAAAATCAAGGTGCTGTTATGAAGATTTTATTAGATAACAATGCAGAT TGCAACAAAGAAGTTCCCCCCATGTTTACTCCTTTGTTCACTGCTCTCAAAGCTCGCTCACTGAGCTGTGTCAAGCATCTGATTAAG GCTGGTGCTGATGTGATGAAGGGGGTTCATAAGTGTACCCCGTTAATACTTGCTGCAAATGAGGGCTTAACAGATTTTTATGAATGTTTACTGGAGGCTGGAGCTGATCCTAATGTTCCTGATGAT TCTGGACTCCTGCCAATAGAAATTGCAGCCTTTAAAAATAGAAGAAAAGATGTTGAGATACTTTTGCCCGTAACATCTCGTATTCCGTCTGTGCATGACTGGAGTGTTGATTGGCTAATTGCCTATGTCAAGTCGTTGTCAACAGATGAG GATGATCCTGTGTATAAAATGAATCTGGCTGATTTGAAGTCTGAAGCAAGCAAGGCATACAACGAAAAAGATTATCCTACTGCAGTAAAATTCTACTCCGTG GCTATAAAGAATGTCGATTCTTTTGATGCAACGTTGTTTTCGAATAGGAGCCTTTGCTTTATTAAGATGGGTAAAGGTTTGAGTGCTTTATTGGATGCTGAAGCTTGTAGGCTACTGCTGCCTTATTGGCCTGAAGGCTGCTTCAGACAAGGGTCTGCTCATATGCTCTTGCAG AATTACGAAGACGCATGTGATGCCTTTCTTGATGGACTGAAGTTGGACCCGGCTGACGCAGAAATGGAGGAAGCACTTAA AGAGGCAATGAACTGCTTGAAGCTATCCCGTGCCATGGCAAAGCTCTCAGAATTGTCCCTTGCCCAGAAGAATATTATGCAACAAGACTAG